One Streptomyces sp. NBC_00554 DNA segment encodes these proteins:
- a CDS encoding MFS transporter: MSQAAHGGATGLAGPVAPPRPRVGRSTVLLLAAACGLCVANLYYLQPILPELAASLHRTPGSLTSSVSATQFGYALGLFALVPLGDAVDRRRLLTVLVTTAAAVLAVIPWADDDLLIWLFFLLGLVSVAAMVIVPQAAGMAPPERRGQVVGTVMTGVILGALLCRTFAGVVAELVDWRAVFWGAAVMMLVVCVTLRRILPAQPAQAPLTARGYARLIGSLFSLVRTQPVIVERCLYGALGFAAFTVLWTAVPLRLIQGPYHYGSAAIGAMGLLGAGGALGANLAGRFADRGRQRAVSAAAFALIAVSFAVVSALSSSLLVLGAAIVLIDFAVQAAHISNQTTVFGQVGDEMRSRVTTVYMTCYFLGGAAGSALTGPFWAHGGWPDTALLGGAAGACALLLLLGYAAVRRAVTSRKAAVVTDA, translated from the coding sequence GTGAGCCAGGCGGCACACGGCGGTGCGACGGGCCTCGCGGGGCCCGTCGCACCGCCGCGGCCGCGAGTCGGCCGGAGCACCGTGCTGCTGCTCGCGGCCGCCTGCGGCCTGTGCGTGGCCAACCTCTACTACCTCCAGCCGATCCTCCCCGAGCTCGCGGCCTCGCTGCACCGCACCCCCGGCTCGCTCACCTCGTCCGTCTCCGCCACCCAGTTCGGCTACGCGCTGGGCCTGTTCGCGCTGGTGCCGCTGGGCGACGCCGTCGACCGCAGGCGGCTCCTCACCGTCCTGGTGACCACGGCGGCCGCGGTGCTCGCGGTGATCCCGTGGGCCGACGACGACCTCCTCATCTGGCTGTTCTTCCTGCTGGGCCTGGTGAGCGTCGCCGCCATGGTGATCGTGCCGCAGGCCGCCGGCATGGCGCCGCCCGAGCGGCGCGGGCAGGTGGTCGGCACCGTGATGACCGGGGTCATCCTCGGCGCGCTCCTGTGCCGGACGTTCGCCGGCGTGGTGGCGGAACTCGTCGACTGGCGGGCCGTGTTCTGGGGCGCGGCGGTCATGATGCTGGTGGTGTGCGTGACCCTGCGCCGCATCCTGCCCGCGCAGCCCGCCCAAGCCCCCCTCACCGCCCGCGGCTACGCCCGGCTCATCGGCTCGCTGTTCTCCCTCGTCCGTACCCAGCCGGTGATCGTGGAGCGCTGCCTGTACGGAGCTCTGGGCTTCGCCGCGTTCACCGTGCTGTGGACCGCTGTGCCGCTCCGGCTGATCCAGGGCCCCTACCACTACGGTTCCGCGGCGATCGGCGCGATGGGGCTGCTCGGCGCGGGCGGTGCGCTCGGCGCGAATCTGGCGGGCAGGTTCGCCGACCGGGGCCGCCAACGGGCGGTCAGCGCCGCCGCGTTCGCGCTCATCGCGGTCTCGTTCGCCGTGGTGTCGGCCCTGTCGTCCTCGCTGCTCGTGCTCGGCGCGGCGATCGTTCTCATCGACTTCGCGGTCCAGGCCGCGCACATCTCGAACCAGACGACGGTCTTCGGCCAGGTCGGCGACGAGATGCGCAGCCGGGTCACCACGGTCTACATGACCTGCTACTTCCTCGGCGGCGCGGCGGGCTCCGCGCTGACGGGCCCGTTCTGGGCGCACGGCGGCTGGCCGGACACCGCCCTCCTCGGCGGCGCGGCGGGTGCCTGCGCCCTGCTCCTGCTCCTCGGCTACGCGGCCGTGCGCCGCGCCGTGACCTCACGAAAGGCGGCTGTGGTCACCGATGCCTGA
- a CDS encoding FAD-binding oxidoreductase, with translation MPGVSVPEAAAPGGLSAAPQVPAQGVPAITRADPRYLSLTTRSRNTRFTGTPDRVHVPRTAEDVRRAVTAAVRHGSRLAVRGGGHGLEGLVDDPAVRTLIDLSELNDVTYDADRRAFGMGAGALLGSVYRSLYLNWGVAVPGGTCPSVGLGGYVQGGGFGALCRRDGLIVDHLEAVEVVVADGPGEARTVVASRDPADPHHDLWWAHTGAGGGSFGVVTRYWFRSQEAETDAPQDLLPRPPETTLFASAEWPWESLSERDFARLVRNHGDWHSEEDGSDSAYESLYSALYLNQRAVGRITLSAQLDGSTPGARRRLDEYIAAVGNGVRAPIRVTRTGMPWLQVSQRDVENRGVLTRSKSKGAYLRRPYSAAESELLFRYLADRDYDGHTTVVLFSYGRKVNAVDSTATVVAQRDSVLKSYLGTYWTDPAEDERHIRRIRELYRELYAETGGVPVSDSRTDGSYINYPDVDLADPRWNTSGVPWHALYFKGNYPRLQRVKAVWDPGDVFRHALSVRPSD, from the coding sequence GTGCCTGGCGTATCCGTTCCCGAAGCTGCTGCCCCCGGCGGCCTGTCCGCCGCGCCGCAGGTCCCCGCGCAGGGCGTGCCCGCGATCACCCGCGCCGACCCCCGCTACCTCTCCCTCACCACGCGTTCGCGCAACACGCGCTTCACCGGCACCCCGGACCGCGTCCACGTGCCGCGCACCGCGGAGGACGTGCGCCGGGCGGTCACCGCCGCCGTCCGCCACGGGTCCCGGCTGGCGGTCCGCGGCGGGGGCCACGGCCTGGAGGGCCTGGTGGACGACCCGGCCGTGCGCACGCTGATCGACCTGTCCGAGCTGAACGACGTCACCTACGACGCCGACCGGCGGGCCTTCGGCATGGGCGCGGGCGCGCTGCTCGGGTCCGTCTACCGCTCCCTGTACTTGAACTGGGGAGTCGCCGTGCCCGGCGGCACCTGTCCCTCGGTCGGGCTCGGTGGCTACGTCCAGGGCGGCGGCTTCGGCGCCCTGTGCCGGCGGGACGGGCTGATCGTCGACCATCTGGAGGCGGTGGAGGTCGTCGTCGCCGACGGCCCGGGTGAGGCGCGCACCGTGGTGGCGTCGCGGGACCCCGCCGACCCCCATCACGACCTGTGGTGGGCGCACACCGGCGCAGGCGGCGGCAGCTTCGGTGTCGTCACCCGCTATTGGTTCCGCTCCCAGGAGGCGGAGACGGACGCCCCGCAGGATCTGCTGCCCCGGCCCCCGGAGACGACTCTCTTCGCCTCCGCCGAGTGGCCCTGGGAGTCGCTGAGCGAGCGGGACTTCGCAAGGCTCGTCCGCAACCACGGTGACTGGCACAGTGAGGAGGACGGCTCGGACTCGGCGTACGAGAGCCTGTACAGCGCGCTGTACCTCAACCAGCGCGCGGTCGGCCGGATCACCCTCAGCGCCCAGCTCGACGGGTCGACTCCCGGTGCCCGCAGGCGACTTGACGAGTACATCGCGGCGGTGGGCAATGGCGTGCGGGCCCCGATCCGGGTGACCCGCACCGGGATGCCGTGGCTTCAGGTCAGCCAGCGGGACGTGGAGAACAGGGGAGTGCTGACCCGCTCCAAGAGCAAGGGCGCCTATCTGCGCCGGCCGTATTCGGCCGCGGAGAGCGAGCTGCTGTTCCGGTATCTCGCCGACCGCGACTATGACGGGCATACGACGGTGGTGCTGTTCTCCTACGGCAGGAAGGTCAACGCCGTGGATTCCACGGCGACCGTCGTCGCCCAGCGGGATTCGGTCCTCAAGAGCTATCTGGGTACGTACTGGACCGATCCCGCCGAGGACGAGCGGCACATCCGCAGAATCCGGGAGCTCTACCGGGAGTTGTACGCGGAGACGGGCGGGGTACCCGTCTCCGACTCCCGCACCGACGGGTCGTACATCAACTATCCGGACGTGGATCTGGCCGACCCGCGCTGGAACACCTCAGGAGTTCCCTGGCACGCGCTGTACTTCAAGGGGAACTACCCCCGACTCCAGCGGGTGAAGGCCGTCTGGGACCCAGGGGACGTCTTCCGGCACGCTCTGTCGGTACGACCGTCCGACTGA
- a CDS encoding serine/threonine-protein kinase: MNAPGDVIDGRFELLERLGSGGMGTVWRARDTVLHRDVALKAVRPDAEASEAVRERVLREARALARLSHPHVVTVHHIVDVDPHPWIVMELVPGVSLQDRLDEGPLAPVEAARLGRQVLSALHAAHTAGIQHRDVKPANILLRPDGTAVLTDFGIAALHGSTALTATGELVGSPEYMAPERIRGHGDDPASDLWSLGLVLYVCAEGVSPLRRATTLATLAAVLDDPVPPPLRSGPLAPVLEALLVRDPAARPDAARLDGMLAQVESGTTPNWARPTPTAVLPPPPVAPVPTRPDSPRPPDTGGRQRSRTKIAVAVAAVLAVAAASALFLSLRDESDGTKEAGSGGSTGAPASGTPTPPASSAPEPSPSTTASTSTPGPAESSPPSPSSEPGRWIAQLFSEPVSSGTSARDTRLAAVRESVPDAVYVLSDDYASLRAGYWVIYAPGPFTDGRAALSYCEEHGLTTANTCIGRYLSTSSADYGLQCHPPATAPTGRCTRS, translated from the coding sequence ATGAACGCACCGGGGGATGTCATCGACGGACGCTTCGAGCTGCTCGAGCGGCTCGGCAGCGGAGGGATGGGGACGGTGTGGCGGGCCCGCGACACCGTGCTGCACCGCGATGTCGCCCTCAAGGCCGTACGGCCGGACGCGGAGGCCTCCGAGGCGGTACGGGAACGGGTGCTGCGCGAGGCCAGGGCGCTCGCCCGGCTCAGTCACCCGCACGTGGTGACGGTTCACCACATCGTGGACGTGGACCCGCACCCGTGGATCGTGATGGAGCTGGTGCCCGGCGTCTCGCTCCAGGACCGACTCGACGAGGGACCCCTGGCGCCCGTGGAAGCGGCCCGCCTCGGCCGCCAGGTGCTCTCCGCCCTGCACGCCGCGCACACCGCGGGCATCCAGCACCGCGACGTCAAACCCGCCAACATCCTGCTGCGCCCCGACGGCACCGCGGTCCTCACGGACTTCGGCATCGCGGCCCTGCACGGCTCGACCGCGCTGACCGCCACCGGCGAACTGGTCGGCTCGCCCGAGTACATGGCCCCGGAGCGGATCCGCGGCCACGGCGACGACCCGGCCTCCGACCTCTGGTCCCTGGGACTCGTCCTGTACGTCTGCGCGGAGGGCGTCAGTCCGCTGCGCCGCGCCACGACACTCGCCACCCTGGCCGCGGTCCTCGACGACCCGGTGCCGCCGCCGCTCCGTTCGGGGCCGCTCGCCCCGGTCCTGGAGGCACTGCTCGTACGGGATCCGGCGGCCCGCCCCGACGCGGCCCGGCTGGACGGGATGCTCGCGCAGGTCGAGTCGGGCACGACGCCGAACTGGGCGCGGCCGACGCCGACGGCGGTCCTTCCCCCGCCTCCCGTCGCCCCCGTGCCCACCCGGCCGGACAGCCCGCGGCCGCCGGACACCGGGGGCCGGCAGCGGAGCCGTACGAAAATCGCCGTCGCCGTGGCCGCAGTGCTCGCGGTCGCCGCGGCGAGCGCGCTGTTCCTGAGCCTGCGCGACGAATCCGACGGCACCAAGGAGGCGGGTTCGGGCGGAAGCACGGGCGCACCGGCGAGCGGGACGCCCACCCCGCCCGCGAGTTCCGCGCCGGAGCCGTCCCCCAGCACCACTGCCTCCACCTCGACGCCCGGACCGGCCGAGTCGAGCCCGCCCTCGCCTTCCTCCGAGCCCGGCCGCTGGATCGCCCAGCTCTTCTCCGAGCCCGTCAGCTCCGGAACCTCCGCACGGGACACGCGTCTTGCCGCGGTCAGGGAGTCCGTGCCCGATGCGGTCTACGTCCTCAGCGACGACTACGCCTCGCTGCGCGCGGGCTACTGGGTGATCTACGCTCCGGGTCCCTTCACCGACGGCCGCGCCGCCCTGTCGTACTGCGAGGAGCACGGCCTGACCACGGCGAACACCTGCATCGGCCGCTACCTGAGCACGAGTTCGGCCGACTACGGCCTCCAGTGCCACCCGCCGGCCACCGCACCCACGGGCCGCTGCACCCGCTCATGA
- a CDS encoding alpha/beta fold hydrolase, whose translation MRDHVRTADGRLLRVEISGDPCGRPVFLLHGTPGSRVGPRPRSMFLYQRGTRLISYDRPGYGGSDRQAGRRVVDVVQDVAVVADALGLDRFAVAGRSGGAPHALACAALLPDRVTRAAALVGLAPRDAEGLDWFAGMAPSNVNEFRTASTDPERFVARLIPRSAAIRSDPARLLEELRSELTEDDRLIVSDTGMRSMMLRNFREALRTSPYGWIDDALALAGPWGFDPADIRVPVMLWHGGKDVYSPASHASWLADRIPRVRTVVEPTAAHFSALRALPQALNWLTRDTPD comes from the coding sequence GTGCGTGACCATGTGCGGACGGCGGACGGGCGGCTGCTGCGGGTCGAGATCTCTGGCGATCCATGCGGCCGGCCGGTGTTCCTGCTGCACGGCACGCCCGGCAGCCGGGTCGGCCCCCGGCCGCGGTCCATGTTCCTGTATCAGCGCGGCACGCGGCTCATCAGCTACGACCGCCCCGGGTACGGAGGTTCCGACCGCCAGGCCGGACGCCGCGTCGTCGACGTCGTACAGGACGTGGCCGTCGTCGCGGACGCCCTCGGGCTGGACAGGTTCGCGGTGGCCGGCCGCTCCGGAGGCGCCCCGCACGCGCTGGCCTGCGCCGCGCTGCTGCCGGACCGGGTGACCCGGGCCGCCGCGCTCGTCGGGCTCGCGCCGCGGGACGCGGAGGGGCTCGACTGGTTCGCGGGGATGGCGCCGTCCAACGTGAACGAGTTCCGGACCGCGTCCACCGACCCCGAGCGGTTCGTGGCCCGGCTGATCCCGCGCTCCGCCGCGATCCGCAGTGATCCCGCACGGCTCCTCGAAGAGCTGCGGAGCGAGCTGACCGAAGACGACCGGCTGATCGTCTCGGACACCGGCATGAGGTCGATGATGCTGCGCAACTTCCGTGAGGCGCTGCGCACTTCACCGTACGGATGGATCGACGACGCCCTCGCTCTCGCCGGTCCCTGGGGATTCGACCCCGCCGACATCCGGGTGCCGGTCATGCTGTGGCACGGCGGGAAGGACGTGTACTCCCCGGCCTCCCACGCCTCCTGGCTCGCCGACCGCATCCCGCGGGTCAGGACGGTCGTCGAACCCACCGCGGCCCACTTCTCGGCACTGCGCGCACTGCCCCAGGCACTCAACTGGCTGACCCGGGACACCCCCGACTGA